The following proteins come from a genomic window of Paucimonas lemoignei:
- the gltB_1 gene encoding glutamate synthase [NADPH] large chain GltB, with the protein MKAGLYHPDEFKDNCGFGLIAHMQGEPSHHLLQTAIQALTCMTHRGGINADGKTGDGCGLLIQKPDGFLRAIAKEHFGNELPRQYAVGMVFLNQDDARAEAARENMNREILAAGLTLVGWRQVPIDTSVLGRLALERLPKIEQVFIGGEGLSDQEMAIKLFSARRRSSVANAEDTDHYICSFSHKTIIYKGLMMPRDLTAFFPDLSDERLQTAICVFHQRFSTNTLPKWPLAQPFRFLAHNGEINTITGNRNWAQARRTKFANELIPDLDELGPLVNRVGSDSSSMDNMLELMVTGGIDLFRGVRMIIPPAWQNVETMDPDLRAFYEYNSMHMEPWDGPAGVVMTEGRHAVCLLDRNGLRPARWVTTKNGYITLASEIGVWDYKPEDVIAKGRVGPGQIFAVDTETGQILDTDAIDNRLKSRHPYKQWLRKNALRIQATIEDNDHGSAFYNADQLKQYMKMYQVTFEERDQVLRPLGEQGQEAVGSMGDDTPMAILSQRVRSPYDYFRQQFAQVTNPPIDPLREAIVMSLEICLGAERNIFQESPEHASRVILSSPVISPAKWRSLMTLERPGFERQIIDLNYDESIGLEAAVRNIADQAEEAVRAGRTQIVLTDRHIAPGKLPAHASLAVGAVHHRLTEKGLRCDSNILVETATARDPHHFAVLIGFGASAVYPFLAYEVLGDLIRTGEVLGDLYEVFKNYRKGITKGLLKILSKMGISTIASYRGAQLFEAIGLSEAVCDLSFRGVPSRIKGARFVDIEAEQKLLSNEAWSPRKPIQQGGLLKFVFGGEYHAYNPDVVSMLQAAVQQGDYAKFKEYTSLVDKRPVSMIRDLFQVKTLDTPLAIDEIEPLADILKRFDSAGISLGALSPEAHEALAEAMNRLGARSNSGEGGEDPARYGTIRSSKIKQIATGRFGVTPEYLVNADVLQIKVAQGAKPGEGGQLPGGKVNGLIAKLRYAVPGVTLISPPPHHDIYSIEDLSQLIFDLKQVNPAALVSVKLVAEAGVGTIAAGVAKAYADLITISGYDGGTGASPLSSIKYAGAPWELGLAETHQTLRGNDLRGKVRVQTDGGLKTGLDVIKAAILGAESFGFGTAPMIALGCKYLRICHLNNCATGVATQNEKLRKDHYIGTVDMVINFFTYVAEETREWLAKLGVRSLEELIGRTDLLDILPGETAKQQHLDLTPLLGSDHIPADKPQFSLVDRNPPFDKGLLAERMVEMAKPAIESMSGGEYELDICNCDRSIGARISGEIAKLHGNQGMNKAPITFRFKGTAGQSFGVWNAGGLNMYLEGDANDYVGKGMTAGKLVIVPPKGSPFKTQDSAIIGNTCLYGATGGKLFAAGTAGERFAVRNSGAHTIVEGTGDHCCEYMTGGFVCVLGKTGYNFGSGMTGGFAYVLDLDNSFVDRVNHELVEIQRISGEAMEAYRSHLERVLAEYVAETDSEWGRNVWENLDDYLRRFWMVKPKAASLKSLLSSTRANPQ; encoded by the coding sequence ATGAAAGCAGGTCTGTACCATCCAGATGAATTCAAGGATAACTGTGGTTTCGGCCTGATTGCCCACATGCAGGGCGAGCCCAGTCATCACCTGTTGCAGACGGCCATTCAGGCGCTGACCTGCATGACCCACCGTGGCGGGATCAACGCTGACGGCAAGACCGGCGACGGTTGCGGGCTGTTGATTCAGAAGCCGGACGGCTTCCTGCGCGCCATTGCCAAAGAGCACTTTGGCAACGAGCTGCCGCGTCAATACGCCGTGGGCATGGTCTTCCTCAACCAGGACGACGCCCGGGCAGAAGCCGCTCGCGAAAACATGAACCGCGAAATCCTCGCCGCTGGCCTGACCCTGGTCGGCTGGCGTCAGGTGCCTATCGACACCAGCGTGCTGGGTCGTCTGGCCCTGGAGCGTCTGCCGAAGATCGAGCAGGTGTTCATCGGTGGTGAAGGCCTCAGTGATCAGGAAATGGCCATCAAGCTGTTCAGCGCCCGTCGCCGTTCATCGGTGGCCAACGCTGAAGATACCGATCACTACATCTGCAGTTTTTCCCACAAGACCATCATCTATAAAGGCCTGATGATGCCGCGCGACTTGACGGCATTCTTCCCGGACCTCAGCGACGAACGCCTGCAAACCGCGATTTGCGTGTTCCACCAGCGCTTCTCGACCAACACCCTGCCGAAATGGCCGTTGGCGCAGCCGTTCCGCTTTCTTGCCCACAACGGCGAGATCAACACCATTACCGGTAACCGCAACTGGGCCCAGGCCCGGCGCACCAAGTTCGCCAACGAATTGATTCCGGATCTGGACGAGCTGGGCCCGCTGGTCAACCGCGTGGGTTCGGACTCCTCCAGCATGGACAACATGCTTGAGCTGATGGTCACCGGCGGCATCGACCTGTTCCGTGGCGTGCGCATGATCATTCCGCCTGCGTGGCAGAACGTTGAAACCATGGACCCCGATCTGCGGGCGTTCTATGAGTACAACTCCATGCACATGGAGCCGTGGGATGGCCCGGCTGGCGTCGTAATGACCGAAGGTCGCCACGCGGTCTGCCTGCTCGACCGTAACGGTCTGCGTCCGGCGCGCTGGGTCACCACCAAGAATGGCTACATCACCCTGGCGTCGGAAATTGGCGTGTGGGATTACAAGCCAGAAGACGTGATCGCCAAAGGCCGTGTCGGGCCGGGTCAGATCTTTGCCGTGGACACCGAAACCGGCCAGATCCTCGATACCGACGCCATCGATAACCGTTTGAAGTCGCGTCACCCCTACAAGCAATGGCTGCGCAAGAACGCCCTGCGCATCCAGGCGACCATCGAAGACAACGACCACGGTTCGGCTTTCTACAATGCCGACCAGCTCAAGCAGTACATGAAAATGTACCAGGTGACCTTCGAAGAGCGGGACCAGGTCCTGCGCCCGCTGGGTGAGCAGGGTCAGGAAGCGGTGGGCTCCATGGGCGACGACACGCCGATGGCGATCCTGTCGCAGCGCGTGCGTTCGCCGTACGACTACTTCCGTCAGCAGTTCGCGCAGGTCACCAACCCGCCGATCGACCCGCTGCGTGAAGCCATCGTCATGTCGCTGGAAATCTGCCTCGGCGCCGAGCGCAACATTTTCCAGGAGTCGCCAGAGCACGCCTCCCGCGTGATCCTCAGCTCGCCGGTTATTTCCCCGGCCAAGTGGCGCTCGCTGATGACCCTGGAGCGTCCGGGTTTCGAACGCCAGATCATCGACCTGAACTACGACGAGAGCATTGGCCTGGAAGCGGCGGTGCGCAACATCGCCGATCAGGCTGAAGAAGCCGTGCGCGCCGGTCGTACCCAGATCGTCCTGACCGACCGTCATATCGCGCCGGGCAAGCTGCCGGCTCACGCTTCATTGGCTGTAGGCGCTGTTCACCACCGCCTGACCGAAAAAGGCCTGCGCTGCGACAGCAACATCCTGGTTGAAACCGCTACCGCCCGCGACCCGCATCACTTTGCGGTGTTGATCGGCTTTGGTGCTTCGGCGGTTTATCCGTTCCTGGCCTACGAAGTGCTGGGCGACCTGATCCGTACCGGTGAAGTCCTGGGCGACCTCTATGAGGTGTTCAAGAACTACCGCAAAGGCATCACCAAAGGTCTGCTCAAGATCCTCTCGAAGATGGGTATCTCGACCATCGCTTCGTACCGTGGCGCGCAGTTGTTCGAGGCCATCGGCTTGTCCGAAGCGGTCTGCGACCTGAGCTTCCGTGGTGTGCCAAGCCGCATCAAGGGTGCGCGTTTCGTCGATATCGAAGCCGAGCAGAAGTTGCTCTCCAACGAAGCCTGGAGCCCGCGCAAGCCGATCCAGCAAGGCGGTCTGCTCAAGTTCGTGTTCGGTGGCGAATACCACGCCTACAACCCGGACGTGGTCAGCATGCTGCAAGCGGCCGTGCAACAGGGCGACTACGCCAAGTTCAAGGAATACACCTCGCTGGTGGACAAGCGTCCGGTGTCGATGATTCGCGACCTGTTCCAGGTCAAGACCCTCGATACGCCGCTGGCCATCGACGAAATCGAACCGTTGGCCGACATCCTCAAGCGTTTTGACTCGGCGGGCATCTCGCTGGGCGCACTGTCGCCTGAAGCTCACGAAGCATTGGCCGAGGCCATGAACCGCCTGGGCGCACGCTCCAACTCCGGTGAGGGCGGCGAAGATCCAGCGCGCTACGGCACGATCCGCAGCTCGAAGATCAAGCAGATCGCCACCGGCCGTTTTGGTGTGACCCCTGAGTATCTGGTCAACGCTGATGTGTTGCAGATCAAGGTCGCCCAGGGCGCCAAGCCGGGCGAGGGCGGGCAACTGCCGGGCGGTAAAGTGAACGGTCTGATCGCCAAGCTGCGTTATGCAGTACCGGGCGTGACGCTGATTTCGCCACCGCCGCACCACGACATCTATTCGATTGAAGACTTGTCGCAGCTGATTTTCGACCTCAAGCAGGTCAATCCGGCTGCGCTGGTTTCGGTCAAGCTGGTGGCCGAAGCGGGCGTGGGTACGATCGCTGCCGGTGTGGCCAAGGCCTACGCCGACCTGATCACCATTTCCGGCTATGACGGCGGCACCGGTGCATCGCCGCTGTCGTCGATCAAGTACGCGGGCGCTCCGTGGGAACTCGGCCTGGCCGAAACCCACCAGACCCTGCGCGGCAACGACCTGCGCGGCAAGGTTCGGGTACAGACCGACGGCGGTCTGAAAACCGGCCTGGACGTGATCAAGGCAGCGATCCTCGGCGCTGAAAGCTTCGGCTTCGGCACCGCGCCGATGATCGCACTAGGCTGCAAATATCTGCGCATCTGCCACCTGAACAACTGCGCCACCGGCGTGGCGACCCAGAATGAAAAGCTGCGCAAAGACCACTACATCGGCACCGTCGACATGGTGATCAACTTCTTCACCTACGTGGCCGAAGAGACCCGCGAGTGGCTGGCCAAGCTGGGCGTTCGTTCGCTGGAAGAGCTGATTGGTCGTACCGATCTGCTCGACATCCTGCCGGGCGAAACCGCCAAGCAGCAGCACTTGGACCTCACGCCACTGCTGGGCAGCGACCACATCCCTGCGGACAAGCCTCAGTTCAGCCTGGTGGATCGCAACCCGCCGTTCGACAAAGGCCTGCTGGCCGAGCGCATGGTTGAAATGGCCAAGCCGGCCATCGAAAGCATGAGCGGCGGCGAGTACGAACTGGATATCTGCAACTGCGACCGCTCTATCGGCGCACGGATTTCCGGCGAGATTGCCAAGCTGCACGGCAACCAGGGCATGAACAAGGCGCCGATCACCTTCCGCTTCAAAGGCACGGCTGGTCAAAGCTTCGGCGTTTGGAACGCCGGTGGCTTGAACATGTATCTGGAAGGCGACGCCAACGACTACGTCGGCAAAGGCATGACCGCTGGCAAGCTGGTGATCGTTCCGCCTAAAGGCAGCCCGTTCAAGACCCAGGACAGCGCCATCATCGGCAACACCTGTCTGTACGGTGCAACCGGCGGCAAGCTGTTCGCGGCCGGTACGGCTGGCGAGCGCTTCGCGGTGCGTAACTCCGGTGCTCACACCATCGTGGAAGGCACGGGCGACCACTGCTGCGAATACATGACCGGCGGTTTCGTCTGCGTCCTGGGCAAGACCGGCTACAACTTCGGCTCGGGCATGACCGGTGGTTTCGCCTACGTGCTGGACCTGGACAACTCCTTCGTTGACCGGGTCAACCATGAGCTGGTTGAAATCCAGCGCATCAGCGGCGAAGCGATGGAGGCGTATCGCAGCCATCTGGAGCGTGTACTGGCTGAGTATGTCGCGGAAACCGACAGCGAGTGGGGCCGTAACGTCTGGGAAAACCTGGACGATTACCTGCGCCGCTTCTGGATGGTCAAGCCAAAGGCTGCTTCGTTGAAGTCCCTGCTTTCCAGCACCCGCGCGAATCCGCAGTAA
- a CDS encoding type III effector HopAC1 → MSQETTVPPSTPSLSAIREHHARQQADRILDQFADRFTERDYFPFGGDGLLFAMLTQLPHWPADTELAIVDQEGGEIACYLKGSDAAVIEHSITLVQHLDGTYTGLADTNTYPAEPMLRGLFRQVPSDSDLGSGGDDFTDNSRISVVREQIAEISRTRRAQLLEAMLADGDRSKSEMPNDVVNPFLPFWTPTPEDRSLTLWALRAQNPQLPAERLEDLLNVMPLTPAEEIDLIHNDTLPEAFAQALQDSRAEWARGREIDGLLDASTYNVETNSAVPDWLKRFSEADRHEWSRALRAYNEAVLDAQVPVLPDAEVFEKSVPLRDYARIKLRERLIADHGLTIEPDDVIIHTVRTQFIGFLLTSARGAAPKSVETVTSFEQRSLTELSLSNVAFTDFRFRFTAEARHAVSGQPITALTSSYIYDLVRELDVGEEYSKFVKSTLLTSAQGRWYAKRYAQVMQAQMRFDALEAKLAGDFLEDGTSPAGQEDRGYKWVKAVLDHPVDNGQRALVEGHQIQVQKLRINRIQLDGLLIICPASRGAVSPVVIYTPDAPDGKCFRELNKAQDIVSILYDPRFRDYLIRMAPLDKQGDIKRALGARWSTHTTDTLPYTGNFFEAAYEAHISRVIELVDEQTTTIQEINWESVWKILSIAGDIALSFTPFKIALPIAAIRSTYAVAQGLRGAAEGDEPEAASYFVEAALLLLDLIPYSRISKAKPPKIKPVEPRHFIDKYTGVINFDVRPAMPQLPSGLKLRTDGFHNGVHERVVNGQSSFYVVRQNKAYPVQPDHTNKVWRMIDLRHPNASAKTPMFPDENNVWRYHPPGGAGGAVFKLDLSGYNPAVDPYKFFKKRDYHLAEELKEAIEKIRADAELNYKCHGFHNVEKLKSATQPGVREQYFTYDITSRNLSRGRGKWRLKVKQPADNKGILVFVEIMPWH, encoded by the coding sequence ATGTCTCAAGAAACAACTGTGCCGCCATCCACCCCAAGCCTCAGCGCCATCCGTGAACACCACGCTCGTCAGCAGGCAGACCGGATTCTTGATCAGTTTGCTGACCGCTTCACCGAGAGAGATTACTTTCCCTTTGGTGGCGATGGCTTATTGTTCGCTATGTTGACCCAGCTCCCGCACTGGCCAGCGGATACTGAGCTGGCCATCGTCGATCAGGAAGGGGGCGAAATTGCCTGCTATCTCAAGGGCAGTGACGCAGCAGTTATTGAGCATTCGATCACTCTGGTACAGCACCTGGACGGCACCTACACCGGACTGGCCGACACTAATACCTATCCTGCCGAGCCGATGCTTCGCGGTCTGTTCAGGCAAGTTCCTTCCGATTCAGACCTTGGTAGTGGCGGCGATGATTTCACCGACAACAGCCGGATCAGCGTCGTGCGCGAACAAATCGCAGAGATCTCACGAACCAGACGTGCGCAGCTTCTGGAGGCCATGCTCGCGGATGGCGATCGCTCAAAATCTGAAATGCCAAACGACGTGGTGAACCCATTTTTGCCTTTCTGGACGCCCACCCCAGAAGACCGGTCGCTGACGTTATGGGCGTTGCGCGCGCAAAATCCGCAACTGCCCGCCGAGCGCCTGGAAGATCTGCTCAACGTCATGCCACTGACACCTGCCGAGGAAATCGACTTAATACATAACGACACATTGCCTGAAGCGTTTGCCCAAGCGCTGCAAGATTCCAGGGCGGAGTGGGCACGTGGTCGCGAAATTGATGGGTTGTTGGATGCCTCGACCTACAACGTTGAGACAAATAGCGCGGTCCCTGATTGGCTCAAGCGGTTTTCGGAAGCGGATCGACATGAGTGGAGTCGTGCCCTGCGCGCCTATAACGAGGCGGTACTCGACGCGCAAGTGCCGGTCTTGCCTGATGCCGAGGTCTTTGAGAAGTCTGTGCCATTACGTGACTATGCTCGCATCAAGCTGCGAGAGCGCCTGATTGCTGATCATGGTCTGACGATTGAACCTGACGATGTGATCATCCACACAGTGCGTACTCAGTTCATTGGATTTCTGCTGACTTCGGCTCGGGGGGCCGCGCCAAAGAGCGTTGAGACAGTAACCTCGTTTGAGCAGCGAAGCCTCACGGAATTGAGCCTGAGCAATGTTGCATTTACGGACTTTCGTTTCCGGTTTACGGCCGAGGCCCGGCATGCCGTTAGCGGCCAGCCAATCACGGCGCTGACAAGCTCGTATATTTATGATCTTGTGCGTGAGCTGGATGTAGGCGAAGAGTATTCAAAGTTCGTAAAGTCGACCTTGCTGACTTCCGCCCAAGGGCGGTGGTATGCCAAGCGATATGCGCAGGTAATGCAGGCTCAAATGCGCTTTGATGCGCTGGAGGCCAAGTTGGCCGGAGATTTTCTTGAAGATGGCACATCACCGGCAGGTCAGGAGGATCGCGGATACAAATGGGTGAAGGCTGTTCTGGACCATCCTGTCGATAACGGTCAGCGCGCTCTGGTTGAAGGCCATCAGATCCAGGTTCAAAAACTGCGGATTAACAGGATACAGCTGGATGGACTATTGATCATCTGCCCGGCATCAAGGGGCGCTGTTTCCCCCGTTGTGATCTATACGCCTGACGCGCCTGATGGGAAATGCTTTCGTGAGCTAAACAAAGCTCAGGACATTGTTTCAATTTTGTATGATCCTCGCTTTCGGGATTATCTGATAAGAATGGCCCCGCTAGATAAGCAGGGCGATATCAAAAGAGCATTGGGTGCCCGGTGGAGCACCCACACCACCGATACCCTGCCTTATACGGGAAACTTCTTCGAAGCGGCGTATGAAGCGCATATCAGCCGGGTAATTGAGTTGGTCGACGAGCAGACCACTACAATCCAGGAAATTAACTGGGAAAGTGTCTGGAAAATCCTCAGCATCGCGGGTGATATCGCACTCTCTTTTACGCCATTCAAAATCGCATTGCCAATCGCTGCAATACGCAGTACTTACGCCGTCGCTCAAGGCCTGCGCGGCGCGGCGGAAGGGGATGAACCAGAGGCAGCGAGCTACTTTGTCGAAGCAGCACTTCTACTGCTCGATTTGATCCCCTATTCCAGAATATCCAAGGCAAAACCTCCAAAAATCAAACCTGTAGAGCCAAGGCATTTCATAGATAAGTACACGGGTGTCATTAATTTCGACGTCAGGCCGGCAATGCCTCAATTACCCAGTGGCTTGAAACTGCGCACCGATGGTTTTCATAACGGCGTCCATGAGCGCGTTGTTAACGGCCAGTCGAGTTTCTACGTGGTGCGCCAAAACAAGGCGTATCCCGTCCAACCAGACCATACGAACAAGGTGTGGCGGATGATTGATCTTCGCCATCCGAATGCATCCGCTAAAACACCGATGTTCCCTGATGAGAACAATGTGTGGCGTTACCATCCACCTGGGGGGGCAGGGGGAGCGGTCTTCAAGCTGGATTTGTCAGGCTACAATCCAGCTGTGGACCCGTACAAGTTCTTCAAGAAACGGGACTACCACTTGGCGGAAGAGCTAAAGGAAGCCATCGAGAAAATCAGGGCTGATGCCGAACTTAACTATAAATGTCACGGTTTTCATAATGTGGAGAAACTTAAATCCGCTACCCAACCTGGCGTTAGGGAACAATATTTTACGTATGACATTACCAGCCGCAATTTGTCGAGAGGGCGTGGCAAGTGGCGTTTAAAAGTCAAGCAGCCGGCGGATAACAAGGGCATCCTCGTCTTTGTTGAAATCATG
- the gltD gene encoding glutamate synthase subunit beta, which translates to MAERLSNDFQFIDVGRKDPKKKLLRQRKKEFVEIYEPFKPQQSADQAHRCLGCGNPYCEWKCPVHNFIPNWLKLVAEGNILAAAELSHQTNTLPEVCGRVCPQDRLCEGACTLNDGFGAVTIGSVEKYITDTAFAMGWRPDMSKVVPTGKRVAIVGAGPAGLGCADVLVRGGVTPVVFDKNPEIGGLLTFGIPEFKLEKTVLSHRREVFTGMGIEFRLNTEVGKDVTMEQLLEEYDAVFMGMGTYTYMKGGFAGEDLPGVHDALDFLIANVNRNLGFEKSAEDFVDMKGKKIVVLGGGDTAMDCNRTSIRQGAKSVTCAYRRDEENMPGSRKEVKNAKEEGVKFLYNRQPIAIVGEDKVEGVKVVETRLGEPDARGRRSPEPIPGSEEIIPADAVVIAFGFRPSPATWFEQFSIQTDSQGRVIAPEQSQYKHQTSNPKIFAGGDMVRGSDLVVTAIFEGRNAAEGILDYLGV; encoded by the coding sequence ATGGCCGAACGTCTCAGTAACGACTTCCAGTTCATCGATGTCGGGCGTAAAGATCCGAAGAAGAAACTGCTGCGTCAACGCAAGAAAGAGTTCGTGGAAATCTACGAACCTTTCAAACCCCAACAGTCGGCCGATCAGGCTCACCGTTGCCTGGGGTGTGGTAACCCGTATTGCGAATGGAAATGCCCGGTACACAACTTCATCCCTAACTGGCTGAAGCTGGTCGCCGAAGGCAACATCCTGGCGGCTGCCGAATTGTCGCACCAGACCAATACCCTGCCGGAAGTCTGCGGCCGCGTGTGCCCGCAGGATCGTCTGTGTGAAGGTGCCTGCACCCTCAACGACGGCTTCGGCGCGGTGACCATCGGTTCGGTTGAGAAGTACATCACCGACACCGCATTCGCCATGGGCTGGCGCCCGGACATGTCCAAGGTCGTGCCAACCGGCAAGCGCGTGGCGATTGTTGGCGCGGGCCCTGCTGGCCTGGGTTGCGCCGACGTATTGGTGCGCGGCGGCGTGACTCCAGTGGTATTCGACAAGAACCCTGAAATTGGCGGTCTTCTGACCTTCGGCATCCCCGAGTTCAAGCTGGAAAAAACCGTCCTGAGCCATCGTCGCGAAGTCTTCACCGGCATGGGTATCGAGTTCCGTCTCAATACCGAAGTCGGCAAGGACGTGACCATGGAGCAGTTGCTCGAAGAATACGATGCCGTGTTTATGGGCATGGGCACCTACACCTACATGAAAGGTGGCTTTGCCGGAGAAGACCTGCCAGGTGTTCACGACGCACTCGACTTCCTGATCGCCAACGTCAATCGCAATCTGGGCTTTGAAAAGTCGGCGGAAGATTTCGTCGACATGAAAGGCAAGAAAATCGTCGTGCTCGGCGGTGGTGACACGGCCATGGACTGTAACCGTACGTCGATCCGCCAAGGCGCCAAGTCGGTGACCTGTGCGTATCGTCGCGACGAAGAAAACATGCCGGGTTCGCGCAAGGAAGTGAAGAACGCGAAGGAAGAGGGTGTGAAGTTCCTCTACAACCGTCAGCCGATCGCCATCGTGGGCGAAGACAAGGTTGAAGGCGTCAAGGTCGTCGAGACTCGCCTCGGTGAGCCTGATGCCCGTGGCCGCCGCAGCCCTGAGCCGATTCCGGGTTCCGAAGAGATCATCCCGGCTGATGCCGTGGTCATCGCGTTCGGCTTCCGTCCAAGCCCGGCGACGTGGTTTGAGCAGTTCAGCATCCAGACCGACAGCCAGGGCCGCGTTATTGCGCCCGAGCAGTCGCAGTACAAGCACCAGACCAGCAACCCGAAAATCTTCGCCGGTGGCGACATGGTGCGCGGTTCTGACCTGGTGGTGACCGCAATCTTCGAAGGCCGTAACGCGGCTGAAGGGATTCTGGACTACCTGGGCGTTTGA